Proteins from a genomic interval of Yoonia sp. GPGPB17:
- a CDS encoding ABC transporter transmembrane domain-containing protein, whose amino-acid sequence MAEIQKTKPEDRPVGKRVTALRALWPFMKPYRFNMIGASFALVFTAMVSLSLPIAAGQVVDTFGLAGGEIGQHFITMLAIAVLLAFGTALRYYLVTRLGERVVADIRKAVFNRMISMSPAFYEKIMTGEVLSRITTDTTLILSVIGSSVSIALRNILIFVGGVILMLLTSVKMSIMVLWPIPVVLFPILFLGRRVRSLSKENQDLIAESSGDASEQLLSAQTVQAFTHEELSRAKFDEVTEQSYRSARRRIMTRAALTAIVIFMVFAAIVLFLQMGSQDVVAGEITEGGLVQFMIYTIMVGGAVAALSEVWGELQRAAGATERLVELLTAEDTVQDPSQPNVLPTPVKGALSFDHVQFHYPSRPQVSALDGIDLEITPGETVALVGPSGAGKSTIIQLVQRFYDPQDGAVRIDGIDLRDLDRADFRKHIALVPQDPVIFADTARENIRFGLPTATDAEVEEAARAAAAYDFLIALPDGFDSYVGERGVMLSGGQKQRIAIARAILRDAPILLLDEATSALDAESEYAVQRAVEELARTRTTLIVAHRLATVKKADRIVVLEDGQIAAQGTHDALVAQGGLYARLARLQFTEGVAAE is encoded by the coding sequence ATGGCCGAGATCCAGAAAACAAAGCCCGAAGACAGACCTGTTGGCAAACGTGTGACCGCGTTACGGGCGTTGTGGCCGTTTATGAAACCCTATCGCTTCAACATGATCGGCGCGAGTTTCGCATTGGTGTTTACCGCGATGGTGTCGCTGAGCTTGCCGATTGCGGCCGGGCAGGTCGTTGATACCTTTGGTTTGGCGGGTGGGGAAATTGGTCAGCATTTCATCACGATGCTTGCGATTGCGGTGCTGCTCGCCTTTGGGACGGCGCTGCGATACTATCTTGTGACCCGTCTGGGCGAACGCGTTGTGGCCGATATTCGCAAGGCCGTGTTCAACCGCATGATCAGTATGAGCCCGGCGTTCTATGAAAAGATCATGACCGGCGAAGTTTTGAGCCGAATCACCACCGATACAACGCTGATCCTGTCTGTGATTGGGAGCTCCGTCTCAATTGCTTTGCGCAACATCCTGATCTTTGTTGGTGGTGTCATTTTGATGCTTCTGACCTCGGTTAAGATGAGCATCATGGTGCTGTGGCCGATCCCGGTTGTGCTGTTCCCGATCCTGTTTCTGGGCCGCCGTGTGCGCAGCCTGTCCAAAGAAAACCAGGACCTGATCGCGGAAAGCAGCGGGGACGCGTCCGAGCAGTTGTTATCTGCTCAAACGGTGCAAGCTTTCACGCATGAAGAACTGAGCCGCGCAAAGTTTGATGAAGTGACCGAGCAAAGCTATCGCTCGGCCCGCCGCCGGATCATGACGCGGGCGGCATTGACGGCCATTGTGATTTTCATGGTGTTTGCCGCCATCGTCCTGTTCTTGCAAATGGGGTCACAGGATGTCGTCGCGGGTGAGATTACAGAAGGCGGCCTTGTGCAATTCATGATTTATACCATCATGGTCGGTGGCGCTGTTGCCGCACTGTCGGAAGTATGGGGTGAATTGCAGCGCGCAGCCGGGGCAACAGAGCGTCTGGTTGAACTTCTGACCGCAGAAGACACGGTGCAGGACCCCTCCCAGCCGAACGTATTGCCGACGCCTGTCAAAGGCGCACTAAGCTTTGACCACGTGCAGTTTCATTACCCTTCACGCCCGCAGGTTTCGGCGTTGGATGGGATTGATCTTGAGATTACACCGGGCGAAACCGTCGCTCTTGTCGGTCCTTCTGGGGCGGGCAAAAGCACGATTATCCAGTTGGTACAGCGCTTTTATGATCCGCAGGATGGCGCGGTACGCATTGACGGCATAGACCTGCGCGACCTGGACCGCGCTGATTTCCGCAAGCACATCGCCCTTGTCCCCCAAGATCCTGTGATCTTTGCAGATACCGCGCGTGAGAATATTCGCTTTGGCTTACCCACGGCCACTGATGCCGAGGTTGAAGAAGCGGCAAGGGCCGCCGCGGCATACGATTTCCTGATCGCACTACCCGATGGTTTTGACAGCTATGTCGGGGAACGTGGCGTGATGTTGTCCGGTGGTCAAAAACAACGGATCGCAATTGCGCGCGCCATTTTGCGCGATGCACCGATCCTGCTGCTGGATGAGGCGACAAGCGCGCTGGATGCCGAAAGCGAGTACGCCGTGCAGCGTGCGGTCGAAGAACTGGCGCGCACACGCACCACACTGATCGTTGCGCACCGTCTGGCCACCGTCAAAAAGGCCGATAGGATAGTGGTTCTGGAGGATGGCCAGATCGCCGCGCAAGGCACGCATGACGCCCTTGTGGCGCAGGGCGGTCTTTACGCGCGGCTTGCCCGATTGCAGTTTACCGAAGGTGTCGCAGCGGAATAG
- a CDS encoding AMP-binding protein, with the protein MTNTLYDALIAPHVENDDVFLTLDDGTNVTYASFVSRVAQLAHVLEDAGVKPGDRVVVQAPKLMDAVALYGAAVQTGAVYLPLNTAYTQSELSYFITDAAPILVVCDARHEKAIAAICGENTKVMTLAKDGTGTLSTSADACSRCFPTAARGPDDLAALLYTSGTTGRSKGAMMSHKNLLSNAESLVDLWQIAKQDRLIHALPIFHTHGLFVALNTALLAGAHVRFMAAFDIDMLFAEIPSSTLLMGVPTFYTRLLDDPRLNKELVKTMRLFISGSAPLLAEIHTAFEDRTGHRILERYGMTETNMITSNPYQGERLAGTVGYALPGTEVVITDNGKPVAPGEIGMIEVRGDNVFQGYWNMPEKTAEELRDTGFFMTGDLGVMSDDGRVSIVGRQKDLIISGGYNIYPKEIEDVINEIDGVRESAVFGVAHPDFGESVLAAIVLEDRTLTIDTIAALVAPNLARFKHPRRYIITDALPRNTMGKVQKNVLREAYGENGST; encoded by the coding sequence GTGACCAATACTCTTTACGATGCACTCATCGCACCTCATGTCGAAAACGATGATGTCTTCCTGACGCTGGATGACGGCACAAACGTAACCTACGCAAGCTTTGTGTCACGGGTCGCCCAACTGGCGCATGTGCTGGAAGACGCAGGTGTGAAACCGGGTGACAGAGTGGTGGTTCAGGCACCAAAGCTGATGGACGCCGTCGCGCTGTATGGCGCGGCCGTCCAAACGGGAGCGGTCTATCTGCCGCTCAACACGGCCTACACACAAAGCGAGTTGAGCTATTTCATCACCGATGCGGCCCCTATCTTGGTTGTGTGCGATGCACGACATGAGAAAGCGATTGCTGCCATTTGTGGCGAAAACACAAAGGTCATGACCCTTGCCAAGGACGGCACAGGGACACTGTCAACAAGTGCGGACGCTTGCAGCAGATGCTTTCCAACCGCGGCCCGTGGCCCGGATGATTTGGCCGCATTGCTTTACACGTCAGGCACAACAGGCCGCTCCAAAGGCGCGATGATGTCGCATAAGAACCTGCTGTCCAATGCCGAAAGCCTGGTTGATCTATGGCAGATCGCCAAACAAGATCGTCTAATCCACGCCCTTCCGATTTTTCACACCCACGGACTATTTGTCGCTTTGAACACAGCTCTCTTGGCAGGAGCACATGTGCGGTTCATGGCGGCCTTTGATATCGACATGCTTTTCGCAGAGATCCCTTCATCAACATTGCTCATGGGGGTTCCCACTTTCTACACCCGCCTTTTGGACGACCCACGGCTGAACAAGGAACTGGTCAAGACCATGCGGTTGTTCATATCCGGCTCTGCGCCATTGCTGGCCGAAATCCATACAGCTTTCGAGGACCGGACCGGCCACCGCATCCTTGAACGCTATGGGATGACTGAGACGAATATGATCACGTCAAACCCCTATCAGGGCGAACGATTGGCTGGCACCGTTGGCTACGCCCTGCCCGGCACAGAGGTCGTGATTACCGACAACGGCAAACCGGTTGCCCCAGGCGAAATCGGTATGATCGAAGTGCGCGGTGATAACGTCTTCCAAGGGTACTGGAACATGCCCGAAAAGACCGCAGAGGAACTGCGCGACACCGGTTTCTTTATGACCGGGGATTTGGGCGTGATGTCTGACGATGGGCGTGTCTCTATTGTCGGGCGACAAAAGGATCTGATTATCTCAGGCGGTTACAATATCTACCCCAAGGAAATCGAAGACGTGATCAACGAGATCGATGGCGTGCGCGAAAGTGCGGTCTTCGGCGTGGCGCACCCGGATTTCGGAGAAAGTGTCTTGGCGGCCATCGTCTTGGAAGACCGCACGCTTACCATCGATACAATCGCTGCTCTTGTCGCACCGAACCTTGCAAGGTTCAAACACCCAAGACGGTATATCATCACCGACGCCCTGCCCCGCAACACAATGGGCAAGGTGCAAAAGAACGTCCTGCGCGAAGCCTATGGCGAGAATGGATCGACTTAA
- a CDS encoding glutamine amidotransferase, with protein sequence MKRFLILQLRPETVASDDEYASILDKCQLTPDQTHRIRVDQENIPSDLDVTDYAGVIVGGGPGCVSDPADQKSAIDARTEGQILALMPQITYRDHPFMGCCYGLGILAHHLGGEVSKAKFGEPVGPSVCRLMPDAEKDPLLEGLASEFEVFVGHKEAVQSPPPGTVHLLSSAPCPVQMIRHGQNVYATQFHPEADASDFERRIRAYRNHGYFPPEDADRLIAVCHAANVTAPGEILRRFAARYG encoded by the coding sequence ATGAAACGATTTCTGATCTTGCAGTTGCGTCCTGAAACGGTCGCGTCCGATGACGAATACGCATCCATTCTCGACAAGTGCCAGCTGACACCGGATCAAACCCATCGCATACGTGTAGATCAAGAAAACATTCCGTCCGACCTGGATGTAACTGATTACGCCGGGGTGATTGTCGGCGGTGGGCCGGGCTGTGTCAGCGACCCAGCGGATCAGAAAAGCGCGATAGATGCGCGGACCGAAGGCCAGATCTTGGCGCTCATGCCGCAAATCACGTACCGCGATCACCCGTTTATGGGGTGTTGCTATGGATTAGGTATACTGGCGCATCATCTGGGTGGTGAGGTCAGCAAGGCAAAATTTGGCGAACCGGTTGGTCCTTCGGTGTGCAGGCTCATGCCGGATGCAGAGAAAGATCCACTGCTTGAAGGTCTAGCATCTGAGTTTGAGGTGTTTGTTGGTCACAAAGAAGCCGTCCAGAGCCCACCACCAGGCACTGTGCATTTGCTCAGTTCTGCGCCCTGCCCAGTCCAGATGATCCGCCATGGTCAAAATGTCTACGCAACCCAGTTTCACCCGGAAGCAGACGCATCGGATTTTGAACGCCGCATACGTGCCTACCGCAACCACGGATATTTTCCGCCAGAAGATGCTGATCGGCTGATCGCGGTATGCCATGCGGCCAACGTGACAGCACCTGGCGAAATCCTGCGGCGTTTTGCAGCGCGTTACGGGTAA
- a CDS encoding LysR family transcriptional regulator, whose amino-acid sequence MPNLKLEHLKTFLTVARFKSVNRAAEALSLTQPAVTSRVRSLENSIGTALFDRSGAGMHLTKRGDILLQYAEQFQHLSELVVDASGANRNHQFHRHIPTIPVEQQCTFGDLPGDGALCRSHTGRR is encoded by the coding sequence ATGCCAAATCTTAAACTTGAACATCTTAAGACATTCCTGACCGTTGCGCGTTTCAAAAGTGTAAACCGCGCTGCGGAAGCCCTAAGTCTGACACAACCTGCGGTAACCTCGCGCGTCCGGTCGCTGGAGAACAGCATCGGGACCGCGTTGTTTGACAGATCTGGTGCAGGCATGCATCTGACCAAACGCGGCGATATTTTACTGCAATATGCCGAGCAGTTTCAGCATCTGTCCGAGCTTGTTGTGGATGCCAGCGGTGCCAACCGCAACCATCAATTTCACCGGCACATCCCCACAATCCCCGTTGAACAACAATGCACCTTTGGCGATTTGCCGGGCGATGGTGCTTTATGTCGTTCGCACACTGGTCGGCGGTGA